ATATCGACGCGGCCGTTGAGGTTCTCGAGGCGGCACCCCGATTCTGAGCGGGATCAGTCGGCGGGTTTACGTTGCCGGCCCCGGGGGCGGTCCCGGGTTGTGTGACGCCACCGGCGCGGGTGTCGGCGACGGTGCGGCTGACGGTGCCGATGAACGCACCGGTGTCGGAGCGTGTCCCGGTCCCGGTGCCGGCGAGGGTGTCGGCGACGGCGTCGCGGCGCTTGTCTCGGCGATGCGAGTGGCGGTGAAATCCGCTGCCTGATCGATCATCCCGGCCTGCTGGTACTGCCGATGCGCGGAGAAGTCGCCCGAGCCCGCACAGATCGGGTCGTTGGGGACACACAACTCGATGGCCTTGGGCACGTACAGCGGGCCGATCGTGACCGGCGGCTGATTAATCATGCTCATGAACTGGGTCGCCGGCTTCCCGAACAGAGCGACCGCGGCAACGTGGTTGGCCACCTCGGCCGGCATCGGCTGGAGGTCCTGCCCGACGCGTGCATCATCCGGCACTTGATTTGCCGTGACGAAGCCCATTACGGCCGCACCCTGGGAATATCCGCCGAGCACCATCTGGGTTTTGGGGCAGGCCGCCGCCGTCTGTTCAATGTGGGCGCCCGCATCGCTGATGCCGTCGACGGCTCGGGGAAAGCTCATGGTCGCTGGGTAGTCGACCGGATACACGGTGAGCGACTTTGGGCCGAGGCGCGCCCGCAGTGCATCGACGAAATTGTCACCGATGTCGCCCACTCCGGGCGCCTCGTCGGTGCCTCGGGCGAACACGACCTCGACGTCGGGGCACGGCTCGGCGGACACGGCGGGCACGGGGTCGATCAGCAGCGCCCACGTGGACGTTGTAGCGGCACAAAGCAAAACGGGGAGGGCGTGCGCCTTCACGGGTTGAATTTTGTCACACTTTCGGCACGCGCGCCTGTTATGAACTTTCGAGCCGACAGCGCTGTCCGCCCGGACGGCCCTTAGGCGGCGACTGATCGCGATAGTGTTGTGGCGCAACTACTTTAGCGCATCCTGTCCGCCGGGGCGCTGTCGGTGCAGCAACGCACTGGCGGCATGCAGCACACGGCGGAACGCGTAGGCGGCCACCGGTCCGAGCATGCTTACTCCTTTTTCGGCCGCCGGCACTCGATCAGGACGCCGCCGAGGACCGCCCCCCGACTCGTGGCTCGGCGGCCCGCAGCGGGTCCATCGACCGCGCCATTTGCGGGTAGGCAATCGCCGGTCCGATCCAACGGATCAGGTAGCGCCGAAGATCCGCGCCGCTGCGCGCGGGCCGGCCCGGATCTGCCAGGAAAGAGTGCAGCAGCCGAAGGGTGAATTCGTTCAACTCGTCCAGGCCTGCCTCATCGAAACCGTGCTGCTCCCAATCGATATCGAAGCGGTGCAGCATCGATCGCCCGAAGGCCAGCGCGGTATCAGACACGATGGAGATCGTTTGACCGCCACGGTGGCGGCGATTGAGCACCAATTCGAGCTGGTTGTCGGCGCCCAGCTGTTCAACGGCGAACGCGAAACTTTCCGTCACCGCCGCGACCGGGTCGGTGATGCCTTTGAGGTGAGCCGCCAGATGATCAAGGAAGCCATCGGCCGACCGCATCGCGCTCGCCACCAGCAACGCCTCAGTTCCGGGAAAATACCGGTATACGGTTTGTCGGGTCACGCCGAGGGCGCGGGCGACGTCGGCGATCCGCAGGGCCGATCCTCGCTCGTCAATGATCTTGTCGGCGGCGTCGAGGATCCGCTCGATCGCCTCCTCATCGGACGAGGGCGTGTTCCCTGCCCAACCGTGGCTACGCATAGCTAGCGGGCGGCAAACGTGCAGTCGGTCGTCATCACCGCTAGATCATATCGTCGCAGGCGAGACGATCGTCGCTGCTGCAGGTCGCTGATCTGGGGGTGCTACGTGCCGGCGAGCACCCCGACCGAACGCTCACATCGGCGGTCTAACCCGATCCCGTTGCGGTGGGCTGGCTTTCGGCAGCGACCTGCTTGGCCCAGCGGTAGTCGGCCTTGCCGGCCGGCGAGCGCTGGACCTTGGCCGTGCGGACGATGGCCTTCGGCAGCTTGTATCGAGCGATGTGTTGCTGGCATGTCTTGAGCAGCTCCTCGTCGGAGGGGTCCCTGCCCTCGACGAGTTGAACGATCGCGACCACCTCATTGCCCCAGCGTTCCGAGGGTCGACCGGTGACCACCACGTCATAGATATCGGGGTGCTCGGCCATTGCGGCTTCCACCTCTTCGGCGAAGATCTTCTCGCCGCCGGAGTTGATCGTGACGGAATCGCGTCCCAGCAGCTCGATCCTGCCATCGGTGAGAAAGCGGGCCCGGTCGCCCGGCACCGACCAGCGC
The DNA window shown above is from Mycobacterium sp. Aquia_216 and carries:
- a CDS encoding TetR/AcrR family transcriptional regulator, encoding MRSHGWAGNTPSSDEEAIERILDAADKIIDERGSALRIADVARALGVTRQTVYRYFPGTEALLVASAMRSADGFLDHLAAHLKGITDPVAAVTESFAFAVEQLGADNQLELVLNRRHRGGQTISIVSDTALAFGRSMLHRFDIDWEQHGFDEAGLDELNEFTLRLLHSFLADPGRPARSGADLRRYLIRWIGPAIAYPQMARSMDPLRAAEPRVGGRSSAAS